In the genome of Populus nigra chromosome 9, ddPopNigr1.1, whole genome shotgun sequence, one region contains:
- the LOC133703290 gene encoding E3 ubiquitin-protein ligase ATL41-like: protein MGGSDDDDHKKVVNQKIMLAMFLCSFGFVLLLVLLHLYSRHRLRSQQRRRHAIFFHGLGRQTSPDIEESIEPPKRGLDPLVISSLPLFTYKLADQTDHGEPVECSICLGTIVEGDTVRVLPNCKHTFHVECIDMWLGSHSTCPICRTDAEPMIQPAGEKAMNSSTAEPSAPPIEENMVHGGDQIEKEGGSDLRVTSFRGIPTRERSSRTRSCRDEIGAEDDEYYVIGR, encoded by the coding sequence ATGGGTGgttctgatgatgatgatcacaAGAAAGTTGTCAACCAGAAGATCATGCTTGCCATGTTCTTGTGTTCTTTCGGCTTTGTGTTGCTGTTAGTTCTTCTCCATCTTTACTCTAGACATCGGCTAAGAAGCCAGCAAAGGAGACGCCATGCCATATTCTTTCATGGTCTAGGAAGGCAAACCTCACCGGATATAGAAGAATCTATTGAACCACCCAAGCGAGGGCTTGACCCTTTGGTCATATCCTCACTTCCTTTGTTCACATATAAGCTAGCTGACCAGACTGATCACGGTGAACCTGTGGAGTGCTCAATTTGCTTGGGTACCATAGTGGAAGGTGACACGGTTAGGGTGTTACCAAATTGTAAACACACTTTTCATGTAGAGTGTATTGATATGTGGCTTGGGTCACATTCAACATGTCCCATATGTCGAACCGACGCCGAGCCTATGATCCAGCCAGCCGGGGAGAAGGCCATGAACAGTAGTACTGCCGAACCTTCAGCTCCGCCTATAGAGGAAAATATGGTACATGGCGGTgatcaaatagagaaagaaggTGGATCAGACTTGAGAGTAACTTCTTTTCGCGGGATACCTACTCGGGAGAGATCATCAAGGACTCGGAGCTGTAGAGATGAAATTGGTGCGGAGGACGATGAATATTATGTCATAGGTAGGTAA
- the LOC133702938 gene encoding protein IQ-DOMAIN 9-like isoform X1 — translation MGSGDWFKTIISIKKVKDDSSKQAKVLNHPKGSSTSAKSNGFKWKNKLQKESASFANGSNRANPRFPDMPVEDLAATRIQTAFRAYRARKTLRCLKGKVRLQIITQNNSFKKQAATTLNYLHSWSQIQAQIRARKLFMVSEGRLRQKKLENQLKLEAKLHDLEVEWSGGSETMEKIVARIHQREEAAVKRERAMAYAFSHQWRASYGHDLGVVNYELGKANWGWSWKERWIAARPWESRVAAKSVSPKKMKSRQAKKVDETTKLPTRKTPVSSKPSLFNGKGTPTAQRLSYPPAEKRVSLEGSIKSDAANNKREQLVS, via the exons ATGGGTTCTGGAGATTGGTTTAAGACAATAATTAGCATAAAGAAAGTGAAGGATGACAGCTCAAAACAAGCAAAGGTATTGAATCATCCAAAG GGGTCTTCAACTTCTGCAAAATCAAATGGCTTCAAATGGAAGAACAAGCTTCAAAAAGAATCTGCAAGCTTTGCAAATGGTTCCAATAGGGCCAATCCCAGATTTCCTGACATGCCAGTTGAGGATTTGGCTGCCACTCGGATTCAAACAGCATTCAGGGCTTACAGG GCTAGGAAAACTCTTCGCTGTTTGAAAGGTAAAGTGAGATTACAGATCATCACCCAGAATAATTCTTTCAAAAAGCAAGCTGCAACTACTTTGAACTACCTTCACTCATGGAGCCAAATACAGGCCCAGATTAGAGCCCGTAAACTCTTTATGGTTTCCGAGGGCCGGTTAAGACAGAAGAAATTAGAGAATCAACTAAAACTTGAGGCAAAGCTTCATGATCTGgag GTTGAATGGAGTGGTGGCTCTGAAACAATGGAGAAAATCGTTGCAAGAATACATCAGAGGGAAGAAGCAGCAGTTAAGCGGGAACGAGCAATGGCATATGCCTTTTCTCATCAG TGGAGGGCCAGCTACGGTCATGACCTTGGGGTGGTTAATTATGAACTTGGGAAAGCTAATTGGGGCTGGAGTTGGAAGGAACGTTGGATTGCTGCTCGACCATGGGAAAGCCGTGTCGCTGCCAAGTCAGTTAGTCCAAAGAAAATGAAGAGCAGGCAGGCTAAAAAGGTTGATGAAACGACAAAGTTGCCAACCAGAAAAACACCAGTTTCATCTAAACCATCATTATTTAATGGGAAAGGAACTCCAACGGCGCAGAGATTATCTTACCCACCAGCTGAAAAAAGGGTTTCACTTGAGGGAAGCATTAAATCTGATGCAGCAAACAATAAACGTGAACAGTTGGTATCTTAA
- the LOC133702938 gene encoding protein IQ-DOMAIN 9-like isoform X2 has protein sequence MGSGDWFKTIISIKKVKDDSSKQAKGSSTSAKSNGFKWKNKLQKESASFANGSNRANPRFPDMPVEDLAATRIQTAFRAYRARKTLRCLKGKVRLQIITQNNSFKKQAATTLNYLHSWSQIQAQIRARKLFMVSEGRLRQKKLENQLKLEAKLHDLEVEWSGGSETMEKIVARIHQREEAAVKRERAMAYAFSHQWRASYGHDLGVVNYELGKANWGWSWKERWIAARPWESRVAAKSVSPKKMKSRQAKKVDETTKLPTRKTPVSSKPSLFNGKGTPTAQRLSYPPAEKRVSLEGSIKSDAANNKREQLVS, from the exons ATGGGTTCTGGAGATTGGTTTAAGACAATAATTAGCATAAAGAAAGTGAAGGATGACAGCTCAAAACAAGCAAAG GGGTCTTCAACTTCTGCAAAATCAAATGGCTTCAAATGGAAGAACAAGCTTCAAAAAGAATCTGCAAGCTTTGCAAATGGTTCCAATAGGGCCAATCCCAGATTTCCTGACATGCCAGTTGAGGATTTGGCTGCCACTCGGATTCAAACAGCATTCAGGGCTTACAGG GCTAGGAAAACTCTTCGCTGTTTGAAAGGTAAAGTGAGATTACAGATCATCACCCAGAATAATTCTTTCAAAAAGCAAGCTGCAACTACTTTGAACTACCTTCACTCATGGAGCCAAATACAGGCCCAGATTAGAGCCCGTAAACTCTTTATGGTTTCCGAGGGCCGGTTAAGACAGAAGAAATTAGAGAATCAACTAAAACTTGAGGCAAAGCTTCATGATCTGgag GTTGAATGGAGTGGTGGCTCTGAAACAATGGAGAAAATCGTTGCAAGAATACATCAGAGGGAAGAAGCAGCAGTTAAGCGGGAACGAGCAATGGCATATGCCTTTTCTCATCAG TGGAGGGCCAGCTACGGTCATGACCTTGGGGTGGTTAATTATGAACTTGGGAAAGCTAATTGGGGCTGGAGTTGGAAGGAACGTTGGATTGCTGCTCGACCATGGGAAAGCCGTGTCGCTGCCAAGTCAGTTAGTCCAAAGAAAATGAAGAGCAGGCAGGCTAAAAAGGTTGATGAAACGACAAAGTTGCCAACCAGAAAAACACCAGTTTCATCTAAACCATCATTATTTAATGGGAAAGGAACTCCAACGGCGCAGAGATTATCTTACCCACCAGCTGAAAAAAGGGTTTCACTTGAGGGAAGCATTAAATCTGATGCAGCAAACAATAAACGTGAACAGTTGGTATCTTAA